Proteins encoded in a region of the Frondihabitans sp. 762G35 genome:
- a CDS encoding SufE family protein has translation MSDSPALPPALAEIRQDFLDLGVKDRLQLLLEFSNELPELPARYADHPDLLERVEECQSPVFIFSEVEEGRVHLFATAPREAPTTRGFASIIAQGLEGLTVEEALAVPDDYPQTIGLVEAVSPLRIRGMTALLGRAKRQIRDKTAPAL, from the coding sequence ATGAGCGACTCCCCCGCGCTGCCCCCCGCCCTGGCGGAGATCCGGCAGGACTTCCTCGACCTCGGGGTGAAGGACCGCCTGCAGCTCCTCCTCGAGTTCTCCAACGAGCTCCCGGAGCTGCCGGCCCGGTACGCGGACCACCCCGACCTCCTCGAGCGGGTCGAGGAGTGCCAGTCGCCGGTGTTCATCTTCTCCGAGGTGGAGGAGGGCCGCGTCCACCTCTTCGCGACCGCCCCGCGCGAGGCACCGACGACCAGGGGCTTCGCCTCGATCATCGCCCAGGGTCTCGAGGGGCTCACCGTGGAGGAGGCACTGGCCGTGCCCGACGACTACCCGCAGACGATCGGCCTCGTCGAGGCTGTCAGCCCTCTCCGCATCCGGGGCATGACGGCCCTCCTCGGCCGGGCCAAGCGGCAGATCCGCGACAAGACGGCTCCCGCTCTGTGA
- a CDS encoding dihydrofolate reductase family protein, which produces MSELRLLHRSRAAGPDVVTSLDVGSEATQETLRSWYRPPATPWLRLNLIAAVSGDAAGVDGTSETLSNPADRAILRAIRDVADAVVVGAASVRAEGYRLPARAKLVVVTSSGDLQGHRIAPERAEQLVVVCPAGASDRVRASLGDPLADLATVIVVPDADGRLAPRDIVATLREHSFESLVCEGGPSLAGQFLRERLVDELCLSTSPIVIGSGLPVFGSERFDASALTLCQLLIDEQSALYARWQVTRDGRGALGVPLGPPS; this is translated from the coding sequence GTGAGCGAGCTGCGCCTCCTGCACCGGTCGCGGGCCGCCGGGCCCGACGTCGTGACGAGTCTCGACGTCGGGTCCGAGGCCACGCAGGAGACGCTGCGGAGCTGGTACCGCCCGCCCGCGACCCCGTGGCTCCGGCTCAATCTCATCGCCGCGGTCTCGGGCGACGCGGCGGGCGTGGACGGAACGAGCGAGACGCTGAGCAACCCGGCCGACCGCGCGATCCTGCGGGCCATCCGCGACGTCGCCGACGCGGTCGTCGTCGGTGCCGCCAGCGTGCGGGCCGAGGGGTACCGCCTCCCGGCGCGCGCGAAGCTCGTCGTCGTCACCTCCTCGGGCGACCTCCAGGGGCACCGCATCGCTCCCGAGCGGGCCGAGCAGCTCGTCGTGGTGTGCCCGGCGGGAGCGTCCGACCGGGTCCGGGCGTCGCTCGGCGACCCCCTCGCCGACCTCGCGACCGTCATCGTCGTTCCCGACGCCGACGGACGCCTCGCGCCGCGCGACATCGTCGCGACCCTGCGCGAGCACTCGTTCGAATCGCTCGTGTGCGAGGGCGGCCCGTCGCTCGCGGGGCAGTTCCTCCGCGAGCGGCTCGTCGACGAGCTGTGCCTGTCGACCTCGCCGATCGTGATCGGGAGCGGACTCCCCGTCTTCGGCTCCGAGCGGTTCGACGCGTCGGCGCTCACCCTCTGTCAGCTCCTCATCGACGAGCAGAGCGCTCTCTATGCGCGGTGGCAGGTGACGCGCGACGGTCGGGGGGCTCTCGGCGTGCCTCTGGGCCCGCCCTCGTGA
- a CDS encoding DUF3000 domain-containing protein — protein MSETPSSPPDPASVPDPRPAVFASAVDRVRGIASRDDLVVSEIPAPSGLAPHAFALAADVVGARSLPDPDLGTGRFIVLYDADEPDQWGGPWRVVCFAQAPLETEIGLDPFVADVTWSWLIDALDSNGASYAAASGTATKILSTGYGELAEQGDGAQLELRASWSPVDGDLAPHVEAWSTLVCTLAGLPPTAEGVTLLASRRVGRDQ, from the coding sequence GTGTCCGAAACTCCCTCGTCTCCTCCGGATCCGGCGTCCGTTCCGGACCCTCGGCCGGCCGTGTTCGCGAGCGCGGTCGACAGGGTGCGGGGTATCGCATCGCGCGACGACCTCGTCGTCTCGGAGATCCCGGCGCCCTCCGGCCTCGCTCCGCACGCCTTCGCTCTCGCCGCCGACGTCGTCGGCGCCCGTTCGCTGCCCGATCCCGACCTGGGCACCGGGCGCTTCATCGTCCTCTACGACGCGGACGAGCCCGACCAGTGGGGCGGCCCCTGGCGCGTCGTCTGCTTCGCCCAGGCGCCCCTCGAGACCGAGATCGGCCTCGACCCCTTCGTCGCCGACGTCACCTGGAGCTGGCTGATCGACGCGCTCGACAGCAACGGCGCGTCCTACGCGGCGGCCTCGGGCACGGCGACCAAGATCCTCTCGACCGGCTACGGCGAACTGGCCGAGCAGGGCGACGGCGCCCAGCTCGAGCTCCGCGCCTCGTGGTCCCCGGTCGACGGCGACCTCGCCCCGCACGTCGAGGCCTGGTCGACCCTCGTCTGCACCCTCGCCGGGCTCCCGCCCACCGCGGAGGGTGTCACCCTGTTGGCTTCGCGGAGGGTCGGGCGTGACCAGTAG
- a CDS encoding HRDC domain-containing protein has protein sequence MTSSTSSGSPDAPSSRVATADDDHGFVDVIDDREGYLRAVDAIARGHGPISIDAERASGYRYSQRAYLIQIFRRGSGVFLFDPPAIGSFAELDAVIRDEEWVLHAASQDLACLREVGLDPTRIFDTELGARLAGMPRVGLGAVVEELLGIHLAKEHSAADWSTRPLPQSWLVYAALDVELLVDLRDAMYEVLAEQEKLEIAEEEFQATLRREAKPPRQEPWRRTSGLSTLRGQRALGLVRELWEARDEYAREVDTAAGRLLPDSSIIAAVRNAPETKRDLGAMKEFVGRASRTELARWWAAIERGRATSDLPSLRGPSSDTLPPPRSWVDRAPEADARYKAARPRLQHMSEAMSIPVENLLTPDHLRRVAWDAPEVFDAEHVGAALRDAGAREWQIEATAPVIAQAFVEARQSLEHPPDDAS, from the coding sequence GTGACCAGTAGCACCTCGTCGGGTTCGCCCGACGCACCGTCGTCGCGGGTCGCGACGGCCGACGACGACCACGGCTTCGTCGACGTCATCGACGACCGCGAGGGGTACCTCCGCGCCGTCGACGCGATCGCGCGCGGTCACGGGCCGATCTCGATCGACGCCGAGCGGGCCTCCGGCTACCGCTACTCGCAGCGCGCGTACCTCATCCAGATCTTCCGCCGCGGGTCGGGCGTCTTCCTCTTCGATCCGCCCGCGATCGGCTCCTTCGCCGAGCTCGACGCCGTGATCCGCGACGAGGAGTGGGTCCTCCACGCCGCCTCGCAGGACCTCGCCTGCCTCCGGGAGGTCGGGCTCGATCCGACCCGCATCTTCGACACGGAGCTCGGCGCCCGATTGGCCGGGATGCCCCGCGTCGGTCTCGGCGCCGTCGTCGAGGAGCTCCTCGGCATCCACCTGGCCAAGGAGCACTCCGCCGCCGACTGGTCGACCAGGCCCCTCCCGCAGAGCTGGCTCGTGTACGCCGCGCTCGACGTCGAGCTGCTCGTCGATCTCCGCGACGCGATGTACGAGGTCCTCGCCGAGCAGGAGAAGCTCGAGATCGCCGAGGAGGAGTTCCAGGCGACCCTCCGTCGCGAGGCGAAGCCGCCCCGGCAGGAGCCCTGGCGCCGCACCTCCGGCCTCTCCACGCTGAGGGGTCAGCGAGCCCTCGGGCTCGTCCGCGAGCTGTGGGAGGCGCGCGACGAGTACGCGCGCGAGGTCGACACCGCGGCCGGACGGCTCCTGCCCGACTCGTCGATCATCGCCGCGGTGCGCAACGCGCCCGAGACGAAACGCGATCTGGGCGCCATGAAGGAGTTCGTCGGGCGCGCCAGCCGGACCGAGCTGGCCCGCTGGTGGGCGGCGATCGAGCGCGGCCGCGCGACGAGCGACCTGCCGTCGCTGCGGGGTCCGTCGTCCGACACGCTGCCGCCGCCCCGGTCGTGGGTCGACCGCGCCCCCGAGGCCGACGCCCGGTACAAGGCCGCGCGTCCGAGGCTGCAGCACATGTCCGAGGCGATGTCGATCCCCGTCGAGAACCTCCTGACGCCCGACCACCTCCGCCGGGTCGCCTGGGACGCCCCCGAGGTGTTCGATGCGGAGCACGTCGGGGCCGCCCTGCGCGACGCCGGAGCCCGCGAATGGCAGATCGAGGCCACGGCTCCGGTCATCGCGCAGGCCTTTGTCGAGGCCCGCCAATCCCTCGAGCACCCGCCCGACGACGCTTCGTAG
- a CDS encoding thiolase family protein — MAERTEVVFVDGVRTPFGRAGEKGMYWQTRADDLVVKAMKGLLERNPELDPAAINDVAIAATTQTGDQGLTLGRTTALLAGLPQSVPGYAIDRMCAGAMTSVTTTAGAIAFGAYDFALAGGVEHMGRHPMGFDADPNPRFLTERLVSAEALNMGNTAERIHDRFPELTKERSDRFALGSQQKLQAAYDAKHIQPDLVSVAVKTSAGWGLADRDEAPRPETTLEGLAGLRTPFRPHGRVTAGNSSGLNDGATVSLIASEDAAKRAGMTPKMRLVSFAFAGVAPEIMGIGPVPATEKALAKAGLTIDDIGLFELNEAFAVQVLSLLDHFGIDDDDPRVNPWGGAIAVGHPLASSGVRLMIQLARQFELHPEVRYGLTAMCIGLGQGGSVIWENPFFDGRRTKGARR; from the coding sequence GTGGCCGAGAGAACAGAAGTCGTCTTCGTCGACGGGGTACGGACCCCGTTCGGTCGGGCGGGCGAGAAGGGCATGTACTGGCAGACCCGGGCCGACGACCTCGTCGTCAAGGCCATGAAGGGCCTGCTGGAGCGCAACCCGGAGCTCGACCCGGCAGCGATCAACGACGTCGCCATCGCGGCCACGACCCAGACGGGCGATCAGGGGCTCACGCTGGGGCGCACGACGGCTCTCCTCGCCGGTCTCCCCCAGTCGGTCCCCGGCTACGCGATCGACCGCATGTGCGCCGGAGCCATGACGAGCGTCACGACCACGGCCGGAGCCATCGCCTTCGGCGCCTACGACTTCGCCCTCGCCGGTGGCGTCGAGCACATGGGCAGGCACCCGATGGGCTTCGACGCCGACCCCAACCCGCGCTTCCTCACCGAGCGCCTCGTGAGCGCCGAGGCGCTCAACATGGGCAACACCGCCGAGCGGATCCACGATCGCTTCCCCGAGCTCACCAAGGAGCGGTCCGACCGCTTCGCGCTGGGATCCCAGCAGAAGCTCCAGGCCGCCTACGACGCGAAGCACATCCAGCCGGACCTCGTGTCGGTGGCCGTGAAGACGAGCGCCGGATGGGGGCTCGCCGATCGCGACGAGGCCCCGCGCCCCGAGACCACCCTCGAGGGCCTCGCGGGTCTCCGCACCCCGTTCCGGCCCCACGGTCGCGTGACGGCCGGCAACTCGTCCGGCCTCAACGACGGCGCCACCGTCAGCCTCATCGCCTCGGAGGACGCCGCCAAGCGGGCGGGGATGACCCCGAAGATGCGCCTCGTCAGCTTCGCCTTCGCCGGAGTCGCACCGGAGATCATGGGCATCGGCCCGGTCCCGGCCACCGAGAAGGCGTTGGCCAAGGCCGGGCTGACGATCGACGACATCGGGCTCTTCGAGCTCAACGAGGCGTTCGCCGTCCAGGTGCTGTCGCTGCTCGACCACTTCGGCATCGACGACGACGACCCCCGCGTCAACCCCTGGGGCGGAGCGATCGCCGTCGGCCACCCGTTGGCCTCGTCCGGCGTCCGACTGATGATCCAGCTCGCCCGCCAGTTCGAACTCCACCCCGAGGTCCGCTACGGCCTCACCGCCATGTGCATCGGCCTCGGCCAGGGCGGCAGCGTCATCTGGGAGAACCCGTTCTTCGACGGCCGCCGCACGAAGGGAGCGCGCCGATGA